A single Argentina anserina chromosome 7, drPotAnse1.1, whole genome shotgun sequence DNA region contains:
- the LOC126803070 gene encoding putative glycine-rich cell wall structural protein 1, whose protein sequence is MQLNTFQFSFFLFLFITSAWGSSGGNGGAASRKVGSREVWETGQPISSGSGSGHGPNWQYSWGWWSTSPGGGWGSGSGSPGSRYANGWGRGSGYGYGSGSGGGGGGGGGGGGGGVHGGAGGGGGSGGGGGGKNNHG, encoded by the coding sequence atgcaGCTCAATACATTTCAGTtctccttcttcctcttcctcttcatcaCCTCCGCTTGGGGTTCGAGTGGCGGTAACGGTGGTGCTGCGAGCAGAAAGGTCGGGTCCCGAGAAGTGTGGGAGACAGGGCAGCCAATAAGTAGTGGCAGTGGCTCTGGCCACGGACCCAACTGGCAGTATAGTTGGGGGTGGTGGAGTACTAGCCCCGGTGGTGGTTGGGGTTCTGGTTCTGGATCACCTGGAAGCAGGTATGCTAATGGGTGGGGTAGGGGTTCGGGTTATGGATATGGCTCCGGGTCTGGTGGGGGAGGTGGAGGCGGTGGTggcggcggcggtggtggAGTACATGGTGGCGCAGGTGGAGGCGGTGGTAGTGGtgggggaggaggagggaaAAACAACCATGGCTGA